The genomic region TTGCTTTTAAAGACTTTTTTTCCAGTTTCTTTGGTATCATATTTGAAAGACGCTTTCCCCAACCTCTTTCTTTGATTGATGAAAAGGTATGCTAATAAGAGAACTGATAATGATAAAAAATTTTTCGATTAGACGCAAAATGCTTGACTTGGAGTCAACTCAAAATTATATAATAAGATAAGTGAGTTAGAATAGCTTAAATTCAGTGAATGAGAGGAGGTTAGTGTATGAATATTAAATCTGCTAGTGACTTGTTGGGAATTTCAGCGGATACGATTCGGTACTATGAACGGGTTGGTCTTGTGCCACCGATTACTCGAACTGCAACTGGAATTCGTGATTTTCAAGATCATGATATTGAAGCTCTGGAATTTATTAAGTGTTTTCGTTCGGCAGGTGTCTCTGTAGATAGTTTAGTTGACTATATGTCTCTCTACCAAAAGGGGGATGAAACGCGAGAGAAAAGGCTTGGTATTTTAGAAGAGGAAAAGAAAAAATTAGAGGAGCGCTTGTCTCAGTTACAGGTGGCTTTAAATCGCTTAAATCTCAAAATTAAACTTTACAAGGAAGGAAAAATTTAAATGAAATCAGCAGTATATACAAAGGCAGGTCAGGTTGGTCTTGCTACAATTGAACGTCCGCAAATTATAGACGCAGATGATGCGATTATTCGTGTAGTTCGTGCGTGCGTTTGCGGATCGGATCTATGGAGGTACCGTAATCCAGAAACGAAAGCTGGACACAAAAATAGTGGACACGAAGCGATTGGGATTGTCGAAGAAACTGGGGAATCCATTACGACGGTGAAACCAGGTGATTTTGTCATTGTCCCTTTTACTCATGGATGTGGTGAATGTGATGCCTGTCTTGCTGGTTTTGACGGTTCTTGCGACAATCATATTGGTAATAACTTGGGAGGCGATTTTCAGGCGGAATATATTCGTTTTCACTATGCAAACTGGGCGCTGGTTAAAATCCCTGGACAACCTTCTGACTACACAGAAGGTATGCTAAAGTCCCTCTTGACTCTTGCAGATGTTATGCCGACAGGCTATCATGCGGCGCGAGTTGCAAATGTTCAAAAAGGGAACAAGGTTGTTGTTATCGGTGATGGTGCTGTTGGTCAATGTGCTGTCATCGCGGCGAAGATGCGTGGTGCATCGCAAATTATCCTTATGAGTCGTCATGAAGATCGTCAAAAGATGGCTCTGGAGTCGGGTGCGACAGCTGTTGTAGCTGAGCGAGGTCAAGAAGGTATTGCCAAGGTGCGTGAAATTCTCGGTGGCGGAGCAGACGCAGCACTTGAATGTGTTGGTACGGAGGCTGCTGTAGAACAGGCGCTAGGTGTCCTTCATAATGGAGGGCGTATGGGATTTGTAGGAGTCCCACACTATAATAATCGTGCTCTTGGTTCGACATTTATGCAAAATATCTCTGTAGCAGGTGGGGCAGCTTCTGCGACAACATATGATAAGCAATTTTTACTAAAAGCCGTCCTTGATGGTGATATCAATCCAGGCCGTGTCTTTACTTCAAGCTATAAATTAGAAGATATTGATCAAGCTTATAAAGATATGGATGAACGTAAGACCATTAAGTCTATGATTGTGATGGCCTAAAAAAGAAAATCCTAATGGAGATTTGAGACTCTCTATTAGGATTTTTTGTCATTTTTAATTTGTGGAGTTATGGCAGAGTACTCTCTCTCAATGTCAGTCTGGTTCCCAGCATGGTTAGGCTAGGGATTTTCCGACCGTGGAGTACTTCCTTATTAAGAATATCCATACCTGCTCGGCCCATTTCTTCGGTATAGACGGTGATGCTAGAGAGGGGAGGATAGACTTGCTTGGTCAGGCTAGTATCGTTAAAGGAAATAAGACTGACGCGGTCTGGCAGGTTGATTCCAGCTTCTTGGAGCGCACGGAGGGCACCGATGGCTAAACTATCGCTAGCTGCAAAAAAGGCTGGTGGGAGTTGGTCTCCCAAGTTCTGAATGGCCTCCTTCATCAAGTCATAGCCAGACTGGGCGGTAAAGCTTCCTTGAAAGACTAATTCATCATGATAGATTCCTTTTGTTTGACTGTAGTTTCTAAAATTTTCCAGTCGCTTATCCTCAATGATTTCTTCTTGGTCGGTTGTTTCTTCAAGGCCTGTTAGAATCCCGATGCGGTCCATCCCTTGGCTGAGAAAATAATCGACAACCTGTTTCATGGCAGTGTAAAAGTCTGTGATAATGCAGGTATGTCCCAGGGAAAGTGTATCGCTGTCTAGAAATACAAGAGGCTTTTGGTATTCTTCAAAGGCAGAAATCTGAGCTCGACTAAACTTTCCGATGCAGAGAATCCCAATCACTTCCTCGCTTAGGGTAAAAGGATGGTCATTAAAATAGCGCAAGATATCATAGTCCAACTCTTGGGCTCTTTTTTCAATACCCAAGCGAATCTGGTAGTAGTAAAGGTCGTCCAGTTCTCCTTGTTCACTGACCCATTGGATAATGGCAATCTTTTGCTTGGGTTTGTGGGAATCGCCTGTCTTGAGGTGCTTGGTGTAGCCCAGTTCTTCAGCAACGGTTAAAATACGGTGTCTGGTTTCTTCTGTAACAGATAGGCTCTGGTCGCGATTGAGGACG from Streptococcus mitis NCTC 12261 harbors:
- the nmlR gene encoding stress response transcriptional regulator NmlR encodes the protein MNIKSASDLLGISADTIRYYERVGLVPPITRTATGIRDFQDHDIEALEFIKCFRSAGVSVDSLVDYMSLYQKGDETREKRLGILEEEKKKLEERLSQLQVALNRLNLKIKLYKEGKI
- a CDS encoding zinc-binding dehydrogenase, giving the protein MKSAVYTKAGQVGLATIERPQIIDADDAIIRVVRACVCGSDLWRYRNPETKAGHKNSGHEAIGIVEETGESITTVKPGDFVIVPFTHGCGECDACLAGFDGSCDNHIGNNLGGDFQAEYIRFHYANWALVKIPGQPSDYTEGMLKSLLTLADVMPTGYHAARVANVQKGNKVVVIGDGAVGQCAVIAAKMRGASQIILMSRHEDRQKMALESGATAVVAERGQEGIAKVREILGGGADAALECVGTEAAVEQALGVLHNGGRMGFVGVPHYNNRALGSTFMQNISVAGGAASATTYDKQFLLKAVLDGDINPGRVFTSSYKLEDIDQAYKDMDERKTIKSMIVMA
- the galR gene encoding DNA-binding transcriptional regulator GalR yields the protein MATLKDIAQLASVSIATVSRVLNRDQSLSVTEETRHRILTVAEELGYTKHLKTGDSHKPKQKIAIIQWVSEQGELDDLYYYQIRLGIEKRAQELDYDILRYFNDHPFTLSEEVIGILCIGKFSRAQISAFEEYQKPLVFLDSDTLSLGHTCIITDFYTAMKQVVDYFLSQGMDRIGILTGLEETTDQEEIIEDKRLENFRNYSQTKGIYHDELVFQGSFTAQSGYDLMKEAIQNLGDQLPPAFFAASDSLAIGALRALQEAGINLPDRVSLISFNDTSLTKQVYPPLSSITVYTEEMGRAGMDILNKEVLHGRKIPSLTMLGTRLTLRESTLP